A single Atopobiaceae bacterium DNA region contains:
- a CDS encoding adenine phosphoribosyltransferase, protein MSNFEYENLIVDIPDYPEPGVIFKDITPLLSDERGLAAAVDQMSDHFLAKGITKVVGAEARGFLIGAPVAYRLGAGFVPARKPGKLPREVFSQTYALEYGTDELQIHKDALTPDDHVLVVDDLVATGGTSVATAKLVEQSGATVEGFAFILELSYLKPRECVSAEYPGLDFFSLIDVK, encoded by the coding sequence GTGTCGAACTTCGAGTACGAGAACCTCATCGTGGACATCCCCGACTACCCCGAGCCTGGCGTCATCTTCAAGGACATCACGCCGCTCCTCTCTGACGAGCGCGGCCTCGCTGCCGCCGTCGACCAGATGAGCGACCACTTCCTCGCCAAGGGGATCACGAAGGTCGTCGGTGCCGAGGCACGTGGGTTCCTCATCGGCGCCCCTGTGGCCTATCGTCTCGGCGCCGGCTTCGTGCCGGCCCGCAAGCCCGGCAAGCTCCCCCGGGAGGTCTTCTCGCAGACCTATGCCCTCGAGTACGGTACCGACGAGCTGCAGATCCACAAGGACGCACTCACGCCTGACGACCATGTGCTCGTGGTCGACGACCTCGTGGCCACCGGAGGTACCTCCGTCGCGACGGCCAAGCTCGTCGAGCAGTCGGGGGCTACGGTCGAGGGATTCGCCTTCATCCTGGAGCTCTCGTACCTCAAGCCACGCGAGTGCGTCTCGGCCGAGTATCCTGGGCTCGACTTCTTCTCGCTCATCGACGTCAAGTAG
- a CDS encoding NlpC/P60 family protein, with protein sequence MKVRQKAVVAGLAFALSMGVGAPAALAEPSTDDLASAQSQLESLGSELSSLQDQLSTATDDVEQTDYEISQANSQISDTQTQLDAARSKLGDRISSSYKSGSTNMLDILLGSDSISDLISRVYYMDKVSEQDADTISQVEDLQTQLSQQKASLEQKQADQQQAVSDMQSQVDDYQSKVSSAQSYYDSLDSDVQAQVTAEEGTNANVAAAVNAVTGGTTDADTTADQGGDATESAGGTTTTGGGTSSSSNSGSSSSGSSSSGSSSSGSSSSSSGSSSSGSSSSGSTYSGGGVSSAYGCIGKPYVYGATGPNSFDCSGLVCYCFGYGRGRTTYDMIASLQASGDWKTSKSELSVGDLVFPSSGHVGIYIGNNQMIHAPYPGRTVCITSVYSFIGGGTY encoded by the coding sequence ATGAAGGTACGCCAGAAAGCAGTCGTAGCCGGACTGGCGTTCGCGTTGAGCATGGGCGTGGGTGCGCCAGCGGCCTTGGCCGAGCCCTCGACGGATGACCTGGCCTCGGCACAGTCCCAGCTCGAGAGCCTCGGCTCCGAGCTCTCGAGCCTCCAGGACCAGCTCTCGACTGCCACCGATGACGTGGAGCAGACCGACTACGAGATCAGCCAGGCGAACTCCCAGATCTCCGACACCCAGACGCAGCTCGACGCGGCCCGCTCGAAGCTCGGCGATCGCATCTCGTCCTCCTACAAGTCCGGCAGCACCAACATGCTCGACATCCTCCTCGGCTCCGATAGCATCTCTGACCTCATCTCGCGCGTGTATTACATGGACAAGGTCTCCGAGCAGGATGCCGACACGATAAGCCAGGTAGAGGACCTCCAGACCCAGCTCTCCCAGCAGAAGGCGTCGCTCGAGCAGAAGCAGGCCGACCAGCAGCAGGCCGTCTCGGACATGCAGTCGCAGGTCGACGACTACCAGTCGAAGGTCTCCTCGGCGCAGAGCTACTATGACTCCCTCGACTCGGACGTCCAGGCCCAGGTGACCGCAGAGGAGGGCACGAACGCCAACGTCGCCGCTGCCGTGAATGCCGTGACTGGTGGCACGACCGATGCCGACACCACCGCTGACCAAGGCGGGGATGCCACCGAGTCCGCGGGCGGCACGACCACCACGGGCGGCGGCACGTCATCGAGCTCCAACTCCGGCTCGTCCAGCTCGGGGTCTTCAAGCTCAGGCTCATCCAGCTCGGGGTCGAGCTCCTCCAGCTCAGGCTCGTCTAGCTCAGGCTCGAGCTCGTCTGGGTCGACCTACTCAGGCGGCGGTGTCTCGTCTGCCTACGGCTGCATCGGGAAGCCGTATGTCTATGGTGCGACGGGACCCAACAGCTTCGACTGCTCCGGGCTCGTCTGCTATTGCTTCGGCTATGGACGAGGCAGGACAACCTATGACATGATTGCGAGCCTCCAGGCCTCTGGTGACTGGAAGACGAGTAAGAGTGAGCTCTCGGTAGGTGATCTTGTCTTCCCGAGTTCGGGACATGTCGGCATATATATCGGCAATAACCAGATGATTCATGCTCCTTATCCGGGAAGAACGGTGTGTATTACCTCCGTCTACAGCTTCATCGGTGGCGGTACGTACTAG